The Lacipirellula parvula genome window below encodes:
- a CDS encoding CbiX/SirB N-terminal domain-containing protein: protein MPESHPLPCPAATGLIIVDHGSRRAESNELLLEVAEAYRQHSGWAIVEPAHMELAEPSIAMAFARCVEQGAKHVVIFPYFLAPGRHWHQDIPQLAAEAAEPFVGAGVTHVVTPPLGLHPLMLRVIDDRIREGLGAGDR, encoded by the coding sequence ATGCCTGAGTCGCATCCACTCCCCTGCCCTGCGGCGACTGGGTTGATCATTGTCGATCACGGGTCGCGGCGTGCGGAGAGCAATGAGTTGCTGCTGGAAGTGGCAGAGGCTTACCGGCAGCACTCAGGGTGGGCGATTGTTGAGCCGGCTCACATGGAGTTGGCGGAGCCGTCGATTGCCATGGCGTTTGCCCGGTGCGTTGAGCAAGGGGCCAAGCATGTCGTCATCTTTCCCTACTTTCTGGCGCCGGGCCGCCACTGGCATCAGGACATTCCGCAGTTGGCGGCCGAGGCGGCTGAGCCGTTTGTCGGCGCAGGCGTGACGCATGTGGTGACGCCGCCGCTGGGGCTCCATCCGCTGATGCTGCGGGTGATTGATGATCGGATTCGCGAGGGATTGGGCGCCGGCGACCGGTGA